The following coding sequences lie in one Ipomoea triloba voucher KIOM201701018921 chloroplast, complete genome genomic window:
- the rps7 gene encoding ribosomal protein S7, which yields MSRRGTAEKKTAKSDPIYRNRLVNMLVNRILKHGKKSLAYQIIYRAVKKIQQKTETNPLSVLRQAIRGVTPNITVKARRVGGSTHQVPIEIGSTQGKALAVRWLLAASRKRPGRDMAFKLSSELVDAAKGSGDAIRKKEETLRMAEANRAFAHFR from the coding sequence ATGTCACGTCGAGGTACTGCAGAAAAAAAAACAGCAAAATCCGATCCAATTTATCGTAATCGATTAGTTAACATGTTGGTTAACCGTATTCTGAAACACGGAAAAAAATCATTGGCTTATCAAATTATCTATCGAGCCGTGAAAAAGATTCAACAAAAAACAGAAACAAATCCACTATCCGTTTTACGTCAAGCAATACGTGGAGTTACTCCCAATATAACAGTAAAAGCAAGACGTGTAGGTGGATCGACTCATCAAGTTCCCATTGAAATAGGATCCACACAAGGAAAAGCACTTGCCGTTCGTTGGTTATTAGCGGCATCCCGAAAACGTCCGGGTCGAGATATGGCTTTCAAATTAAGTTCCGAATTAGTGGATGCTGCCAAAGGGAGTGGCGATGCCATACGCAAAAAGGAAGAGACTCTTAGAATGGCAGAGGCAAATAGAGCTTTTGCGCATTTTCGTTAA
- the ndhB gene encoding NdhB: MSWHVQNENFILDSTRIFMKAFHLLLFDGSLIFPECILIFGLILLLMIDSTSDQKDRPWLYFISSTSLVMSITALLFRWREEPMISFSGNFQTNNFNEIFQFLILLCSTLCIPLSVEYIECTEMAITEFLLFVLTATLGGMFLCGANDFITIFVAPECFSLCSYLLSGYTKKDVRSNEATMKYLLMGGASSSILVHGFSWLYGLSGGEIELQEIVNGLINTQMYNSPGISIALIFITVGIGFKLSPAPSHQWTPDVYEGSPTPVVAFLSVTSKVAASASATRIFDIPFYFSSNEWHLLLEILAILSMILGNLIAITQTSMKRMLAYSSIGQIGYVIIGIIVGDSNDGYASMITYMLFYISMNLGAFACIVLFGLRTGTDNIRDYAGLYTKDPFLALSLALCLLSLGGLPPLAGFFGKLYLFWCGWQAGLYFLVFIGLLTSVVSIYYYLKIIKLLMTGRNQAITPHVRNYRRSPSNNSIELSMIVCVIASTIPGISMNPIIAIAQDTLF, translated from the exons ATGAGCTGGCATGTACAGAATGAAAACTTCATTCTCGATTCTACGAGAATTTTTATGAAAGCCTTTCATTTGCTTCTCTTCGATGGAAGTTTGATTTTCCCAGAATGTATCCTAATTTTTGGCCTAATTCTTCTTCTGATGATCGATTCAACCTCTGATCAAAAAGATAGACCTTGGTTATATTTCATCTCTTCAACAAGTTTAGTAATGAGCATAACGGCCCTATTGTTCCGATGGAGAGAAGAACCTATGATTAGCTTTTCGGGAAATTTCCAAACGAACAATTTCAACGAAATCTTTCAATTTCTTATTTTACTATGTTCAACTCTATGTATTCCTCTATCCGTAGAGTACATTGAATGTACAGAAATGGCTATAACAGAGTTTCTCTTATTCGTATTAACAGCTACTCTAGGAGGAATGTTTTTATGCGGTGCTAACGATTTCATAACTATCTTTGTAGCTCCAGAATGTTTCAGTTTATGCTCCTACCTATTATCTGGATATACCAAGAAAGATGTACGGTCTAATGAGGCGACTATGAAATATTTACTCATGGGTGGGGCAAGCTCTTCTATTCTGGTTCATGGTTTCTCTTGGCTATATGGTTTATCCGGGGGAGAGATTGAGCTTCAAGAAATAGTGAATGGTCTTATCAATACACAAATGTATAACTCCCCAGGAATTTCAATTGCGCTCATATTCATCACCGTAGGAATTGGGTTCAAGCTTTCCCCAGCCCCTTCTCATCAATGGACTCCTGACGTATACGAAGGA TCTCCCACCCCAGTCGTTGCTTTTCTTTCTGTTACTTCGAAAGTAGCTGCTTCAGCTTCAGCCACTCGAATTTTCGATATTCCTTTTTATTTCTCATCAAACGAATGGCATCTTCTTCTGGAAATCCTAGCTATTCTTAGCATGATATTGGGAAATCTCATTGCTATTACTCAAACAAGCATGAAACGTATGCTTGCCTATTCGTCCATAGGTCAAATCGGATATGTCATTATTGGAATAATTGTTGGAGACTCAAATGATGGATATGCAAGCATGATAACTTATATGCTGTTCTATATCTCCATGAATCTAGGAGCTTTTGCTTGCATTGTATTATTTGGTCTACGTACCGGAACTGATAACATTCGAGATTATGCAGGATTATACACAAAAGATCCTTTTTTGGCTCTCTCTTTAGCCCTATGTCTCTTATCCCTAGGGGGTCTTCCTCCACTAGCAGGTTTTTTCGGAAAACTCTATTTATTCTGGTGTGGATGGCAGGCAGGCCTATATTTCTTGGTTTTTATAGGACTCCTTACAAGCGTTGTTTCTATCTACTATTATCTAAAAATCATCAAGTTATTAATGACTGGACGAAACCAAGCAATAACCCCTCACGTGCGAAATTATAGAAGATCCCCATCAAACAATTCCATCGAATTGAGTATGATTGTATGTGTGATAGCATCTACTATACCAGGAATATCAATGAACCCGATTATTGCAATTGCTCAGGATACCCTTTTTTAG